The Terriglobales bacterium genome segment CCAGGGCGATGTGCGCCAGGTCGGCGATGGAGCGGTGTCCGTACTGGAAGTAGAAGGTATTGAGGAACTGCTCGGCTTTCTGCTCGCTGATCTGCTTCAGCGACTCTTTCATGGAGAGGGCGGAGCGCGAGTACTTGGCCATGGCGTAGGCCTGCACCTCGGGCTCGACGCCGTGCACCGCGAAGACCTCGATCTTGGGCCCAGGCGAACCGTTGCTGGACATGAGGAGAGAAGATTACCGCAACCGGAAGTGGAAAAGAGGGATGAAAAAAGCGGAGGGCCTTCGCCCCCCGCTCGAGGCAATCGCGTCGCTACTTCTGGGTGACCTCGCTGAGCAGTTTGGCCTCGTCGGGCGAAGGCGGCTCGGCGCGTCCCCCCAGGGTCTTAGCGAGGAAGCGCTCGCTGGCGGCATTGAAGGCCATGTTGTTCTGCGGGCGGGCAAAGCCGTGTCCCTCGTCAGGGAAGACGATGTACTCGACGGGCAGGTTGTGCTTCTTCATGGCCTCGACGATCTGGTCGCTCTCGGCCTTGTTCACCCGGGGATCGTTCTTGCCCTGCCCGATGAGCAACGGGACCTTGATGCGGTCGGCCTTGAACAGGGGCGAGCGCGAGTTCAGGAATTCCTCGCCTGTGCCCATGCGCTTGTCAAAGACGGCCTTGATGGTCACCCAGTACGGCGGGATGGTCTTGAGCAGCGTGTTCAGGTTCGACGGCCCGACGATATCCACGCCGCAGGCGAACTCGTCGGGGGTGAAGGTGACCGCGGCCAGGGTGGCGTATCCGCCGTAGCTGCCGCCCATGATGCAGGCCTTCTTGGGATCGACGTAGCCCTGGTCGATGACCCACTTCTTGCCGTCGAGCAGGTCGGTGTGCATCTTGGCGCCCCACTCGCGGTCGCCGGCGTTGAGGTACTTCTTGCCGTAGCCGGTGGAGGCGCGGAAGTTGACCTGCAAGACTGCATACCCGCGGTTGGCCAGCCACTGGGCATAGCGGTTGAAACCCCAGGTGTCGCGTCCCCACGGCCCACCGTGGACGAACTCGACCATGGGCAGGTTCCTGGGCTCGACCCCGGCGGGAAGCGTCAGGTAACCGAAGATCTCCATGCCGTCGCGGGCCTTGAAGGAGATGGGTCTCATGGAAGCGAGCTTGTAACCTTCCAGCTTGGGACGGTCGCTGAAGATGACGTTCGCCTTCTTCGCCTTGCGGTCGTACACGTAGAAATACACCGGCGAGTTGTCGGCGGAGTAGGCGACGACCCAGTGCTGGTCGGCAAGATCGCGGCTGACCACCCGGAGATCGGCGTCGCGGACCTTCTTGATGGCCTCGAAGTCGGTCTTTACCGCCGGGTCGAGCACCTGCCACTCGGAACGGGCACGGATGAACTCGACCGCTTCCAGGGCATGGCTCTTGGGGTTCACCAGCAGTTGTCCGGCGTCGTACTGCGGGTCCTCGGCGACCACCTTCTGCTTGCCGCTGGCGACATCGACCTCCAGCACGCGGAGGGTGTTACCGCCGACGCTGGTCAGCACCCAAAGGCTCTTGTTGTCGGGAGAAAACGACGCGGCCCCGCCCAGGCTCTCATCCGGTCCCCACTTGATGAGCTCGCGCCAGGGTGACTTGACGGTGTCGCGCACCCGGATCACCCACCCGCCGTCGGGCAGGGTGACGTCGGCGGCGCGGACCTGGAGATTGTTGTCCGCGGTCCAGCCGGAGACGTCGCCCGGGTTCTCGGTGTCGAGCTCCGCCTTGCCGCTCTTGAGATCCAGGCGATAGACATCGTGGAAGCGTTTGTCGCGCGAGTTGATGTGCACCAGGATGGTGTCGGGGAATTGCGGGAAATACTCCCCCAGCCGGGCCTGGATGCCTTCGAAGGGCGTCAGATCGCGGGTTTGCTTGGTGCTCAGGTCGGTCTGGTAGAGGTGCCAGTTCTCATCGCCGTCCTTGTCCTGGATGTACAGGACATGCTGGGAATCGAATTGCCATTGGAAGAAGCGGATGCCGCGCTTCTTGTCGGCGGTGATCAGCTGGTCGTCGGTCTTGCCGATGGTGCGTACCCAGACGTTGAGCACGCCCTTGTCGTCGGGAGCCAGGTACGCCAGGCGGGCGCCGTCCGGGGAGATGCGCGGGCTGGTGCGCTCGGGGTTGCCAAAGAGCAACTGGCGCGGGATCAGGGGAGTGGAAATGGGCTGGTCGGAAGCCCAGATCAGCGGTGAAAGCAGG includes the following:
- a CDS encoding S9 family peptidase, with the protein product MRPNRILCLPLLLLLLSPLIWASDQPISTPLIPRQLLFGNPERTSPRISPDGARLAYLAPDDKGVLNVWVRTIGKTDDQLITADKKRGIRFFQWQFDSQHVLYIQDKDGDENWHLYQTDLSTKQTRDLTPFEGIQARLGEYFPQFPDTILVHINSRDKRFHDVYRLDLKSGKAELDTENPGDVSGWTADNNLQVRAADVTLPDGGWVIRVRDTVKSPWRELIKWGPDESLGGAASFSPDNKSLWVLTSVGGNTLRVLEVDVASGKQKVVAEDPQYDAGQLLVNPKSHALEAVEFIRARSEWQVLDPAVKTDFEAIKKVRDADLRVVSRDLADQHWVVAYSADNSPVYFYVYDRKAKKANVIFSDRPKLEGYKLASMRPISFKARDGMEIFGYLTLPAGVEPRNLPMVEFVHGGPWGRDTWGFNRYAQWLANRGYAVLQVNFRASTGYGKKYLNAGDREWGAKMHTDLLDGKKWVIDQGYVDPKKACIMGGSYGGYATLAAVTFTPDEFACGVDIVGPSNLNTLLKTIPPYWVTIKAVFDKRMGTGEEFLNSRSPLFKADRIKVPLLIGQGKNDPRVNKAESDQIVEAMKKHNLPVEYIVFPDEGHGFARPQNNMAFNAASERFLAKTLGGRAEPPSPDEAKLLSEVTQK